Part of the Kineococcus aurantiacus genome, CGCCGACGGCGACGCGCTGGCCGCCGCCGACGCCGGCGGGGTGCTGCGGGCCCTGGCCAGCTCCGGCGCGCAGGTCCGCGAGGCGATCGACCTGTCCGCCGAGGGCGGCGTCGCCCGCCTCGCCGACGACGAGCGCCCCCGGGCCGTCGTCATCGCGGCCCTCGCCGGCAGCTCCGTCGTCGCCGACGTCGTCCAGGCGCTCGCGGGCCGGGGCTGCCCCGTGCCCGTCGTGGTCCGCCACGGCGGGCCGCTGCCCAGCTGGGTCGGCCCCCTCGACCTCGTCGTGGCCGTCTCGCTGTCCGGCCGCGCCCCCGGGCCGCTGGCCCTGGCGGTGGAGGCCTCCCGGCGCGGGGCGCGCGTCGTCACCGTCGCCGGGGAGGGCTCGCCGCTGGCCGAGGTCGGGGCCCGCCACGGCAACGTGCAGGTCGTCCCGGCCCGCGGGGTGCGCGCCGACGGCGGGGACCCGCGGTCCTCGCGGGTCGCGCTCTGGTCCCTGGCCACGCCCGTCCTGCTGGCCTGCGACGCCCTGGGCCTGCTGACGGCCTCCGCCGCCGACCTCGCCGGGGTCGCCGACCGGCTCGACGCCGAGGCCGAGGCGTCCCGGCCGTGGTCGGAGACCTTCGTCAACCCCGCCAAGAACCTCGCGCTGGAGCTGTCCGGCGCGGTCCCGGTGCTCCTGGCCGACGGCGACCTCACGGCGGCCGCGGCCCGGCGCGCGGCGGCCATGTTCGCCCGCACCGCCCGCGTGCCGGCCGTCAGCGGCGCCCTGCCCGACGACGCCAGCGAGGTCGTCGCCACCTTCGGCGGCCCCTTCGCCACCGGCTCCGACCCCGACGTCGACCCCGTCTTCGCCGACCCGTTCCTCGACGGCCCGGCCGGGCCCCGCCTGCGGCTCGTCGTGCTGCGCGACGCCCCCACGGCGGTCTCCGACGAGGACCGCCGCCTGGCCGACGCGGTCACCACGACGGCCGCCGACGCCGGCGTCCGCGTCTCCGAGCTGGTCGCCGACGCGGGGACCCCCGCCCAGCGGCTGGCCCAGCTCATCGCCCGCACCGACTTCGCCGCGGCCTACCTCGCGCTGGCCTCGGGGGTCGACCCGGCCCGCTCCCCGCAGGTGGCCGACCTCAAGGACCGCATCGGCTGACCCCCTGATCGAGCACTGCGGTCCACGAGTGCTCGATCACCGGGTGGGGGTGGCGAGCGCGGGCAGGTCCCCGGGCCCGGCCGGGTCGTGCGCGGCGTCGTGCGCGGCGGCGAAGACCTCCGCGGCCGGCACCGGGCGGGCGAAGTGGAAGCCCTGCAGGACGTCGGCCCCGAGCTCGCGCACGAGCTCGGCGGTGGCGGCGTCCTCCACGCCCTCGGCGACGACCTCCATCGACAACCGGTGCGCGAGGTCGGCCAGGGCCCGGACGATGGCGGCGTCGACGGGGGCCTGCGCGGCGGCGGCGACGAACGAGCGGTCGATCTTCAGCTCGTCGACCTCCAGCTGGCGCAGCATCGTCAGCGACGTGTAGCCGGTGCCGAAGTCGTCCAGGGAGACGCGCGCCCCGGCCGCGCGCAGGGCCGCCAGCACGGCACCCACGCCCTCGGGGTCGCCCAGCAGCGCGGTCTCGGTGACCTCCAGGGTCAGGACGCCGCGCCCCAGGCCGTTCTCGGCGATGGCCCGGCGCACCGCGTTGACCAGCGAGGCGTCGGCCAGCACGACGGCGGAGACGTTGACGGAGACCGTGACGTCGTGGCCGTCGGCGCGCCAGGCGGCGCACTGGGCGGCGGCGGTGCTCAGCACCCAGTGGGTCAGGCCCACGACGGCGTGGCTGCGCTCGGCCAGCGGGACGAACGCGCAGGGGTTCAGCAGCCCGTGCTCGGGGTGCTGCCAGCGGACCAGCGCCTCCACCCCGGTGGTGCGGCCGGTGCGGGCGTCCACGAGGCGCTGGTAGTGCACCCGCAGCTCGCCGTCGACCACCGCGGCGGGCAGCTCGGTGTGCAGGCGCAGCGCCTCGACGTCGACGGCGGCCGCGCCCTCGGCCACGGCCAGGCGCTGCTGCTCGTCGGCGGCGCGCACGGCCGCGACGTCGGCCAGCGCCAGCAGCTCGCCGACCTCCCGGCCGTGCTGGGGGGCGCAGGCCACGCCGATCGACACGTCGGGGCGCACCCGCAGCCCCTGCCCGGGGCCGTCGGCGCGCAGCACGACGTGCTCGCGCAGCACCCGGTGCAGCACGGCCCCCTCGTCCAGACCCGTGCTGACGGGGTCGCCGGAACCGTCCAGCTCGACGGGGCGCACGACCGCCAGGGAGTCCAGGTCGAGGCGGGCGACGACGGCGCCGGGCAGCTCCCCGGCGCGGCGCGCGCACTCGGCGAGGACCTCCTCGGCGGCGGCCGGGCCCAGCGCCAGCCGCAGGTCGCGCAGGTCGTCGAAGTGGACGACGCTCACCGTCAGCTCCTCGCCCAGCCCCTCGTCCCCGCGCAGGAGGCGGGCCGAGCTCTCCAGCAGGCCGGTGCGGTTGAGCAGCTCGGAGCTGACGTCGTGGCGGGCCCGGCGGGCGGCCAGGTGCAGCAGCGAGCGCACCCCCACGACGGGCAGGACGGTGACGGCGGGCAGCAGGGCCATCCAGCCGGGCACCTGCCCGGCGTGGCCGGAGGCGACGAGCGCGGCGGGCAGCAGCACGAACGGCAGGGCGGTGGCGGCCACGACGGCCCGCGTCGAGCGGAGGAAGGGGATGTGCGCCGCGGTCGCGGAGTACAGGGCGACGAGCACCCCCACCGCGGCGGAACCGTCGGCGCAGTAGACGGCCACCGAGGTCGACACGCAGGCGGAGACGATGGCGGTGCGCGGGCCCGGCAGGGGCCAGGACGGGAACAGCAGCAGCCCCACGCCGCTGAGGAAGCCCAGCGCGGCGATGACGAGTATGAGCGTGCCGTGCACGCCGGTCCAGCCGGGCACCACCGCCACGGAGGCGCTGATGAGGCTGGTGACCAGGTACTCCAGGGCCACCACGCGGCGGCTGAGGCCGCCGTCGCCGAGGTCGAGGGTCTGTTCGCGCTGCGGGTTCAACACCTTCTGGTACTCGGCTGTCCGGGTGGCGGTCTGCATGGGCCTACCGGGTGACGCCGGGGTCCCGCGCCCGCCGACGGCGGCGGGCGCGGGACGGCGTCAGACCGCCTGCAGCGCAGGCACCCCGCCGCGGGCCAGCGTCGCGATCCGCTGGGAGGCCAGGCCGTCGCCGTAGGGGCTGGGGGTGTCGGCCAACCGGGCGACGGCCTGCGGGGCCGTCATCCGCCGGGCGTGCGCCACGAGGTCCTCCGGCTCGCTGAGGACCGAGAACCCGGCGGCCACCGACTCCGGGCGCTCGGTGCTCGTGCGCACGACCACCAGCGGCTTCTTCAGCACGGTGACCTCCTCCTGCAGCCCCCCGGAGTCGGACACCAGCAGGGACGCCGAGCGGGTCAGGGCCAGGAACGTGCGGTAGTCCACCGGGGGCAGGACCCGCACGGTCGCGGGAACCGGCACGCCCCACGCGGTGAGCGCCTTGCGGGTCCGCGGGTGCAGCGGCAGTGCGACGGGGGCGCCCAGCTCGCCCAGGCCCGCCAGCAGGGTGCGCAGCCGCTGCGGGTCGTCGGTGTTCTCCGGGCGGTGCACCGTGGCGACCACGCCGCCCGGGGCCACGCCGAGCCCGGCCAGCAGGGCGGCGGTCTCCTCCGGCGAGGGGCACAGGGCCGTGACGGCCTCCACGACGGGGTTGCCGGTGACGAACACCGACGTCGCCGGGACCGCCCCGTCGAGCAGGTTGCGGGCGTTCTCCGGGGTCGCGGCGCAGTGGACGTCGGCCAGCGCGGAGATCAGCAGCCGGTTCGTCTCCTCCGGCATCGCCCGGTCGTGGCTGCGCAGGCCGGCCTCGACGTGGACGACGGTGATCCCCAGGTAGTGCCCGGCCTGCGCGCCGGCGTTGGCGGTGTTGGTGTCGCCCTGCACCACGACCGCGCGCGGGCGCTGCCGGGTGAACCGGTCGGCGAGCCGGTCGACCATCCTGGCGACCTGCTGCGCGCGCGTGCCGCCGCCGACGCCGTCGACGGCGGGCGCCAGCGGCTCCAGCCCGCAGGAGCGGAAGACCGCGTCGGTCAGCTCGGGGTCGTAGTGCTGACCGGTGAACACCCCGGCGCCGTCGGCGCCGAGGGCGTGCAGGACCGGGGCCTGCTTGATGATCTCCGGGCGGGTGCCGAACACGACGGCGACCTTCCCGGTGAGGTCGGTGCTCTCGTCAGCCACGGCGGGTGCTCCTCGAGGTCAGGGCGTGCAGGACGGGACGGCGGAAGCGCAGGCCGACGGCGACCAGCGCGGCCGCGCTCAGCGGCAGGGCGGGCCCGGGCAGGGCGTTCGCGGGGACGGTCTTCGCGTTGGCGCCGCAGGTGACGGTGCCGATGGTCAGGGCGGTCAGGTCGGCGGCCAGGCTGACCTTGAGGGCCGACGTGCGGACGCTGCCGGCGCCGCTCGGGACGTCCGTGCTGCGCAGGCCGAGGGTGGCCAGGGTCAGCCCGGTGAGCGGCGCCTTGACCGTCAGCGTCGTGCCGGCCGCCGGGTTGGTGCCGAGCGACCCACCGGCGACGGTCCCGCCGGTGACCGAGGCGTTGACGAGCTTGACGCCCTCGGTGGTGGTGCCGTCGGACCTGGCCGTGCACGTGGCCAGGACCGCGTCCGCCTTGAGGGTCGCGCTGCCCAGCGCGATGACCACCTGGCCCGTGCCGCCGGACGGCACGCAGGTCCCGTCGGCCCCGACCGAGATGGATCCGTTGGGCGCGACCAGCCCGGCGCAGGCCGCGGAGAAACCGGTGTCGAGGGCGACCGCCTGCTGGACCAGGGCGCCGGCCTGGACGACGTTCTGCGTGCCCAGGACGGACAGCAGCGGGGTGGTGTTCCCCGTGGTGCTCGCACCGGACGTCGCGGTGACGGTGCCGCTGCCCGTGGACAGGACCGCGGTGAACTTCAGCGCGTTCGCCGTGGCGACCGAGGTGTCGGCCGCGGCCGGGCCCGCCGTCGCCAGCACGAGGGCGGCGGCGCCCGCGCAACCGGCCGTGAGCAGCCGCCTCCGGGGGCGGCGGGGTGTGGTCTCGTCCATGTCGGCTCCTCAGCTGCTCGGGACGGGGGTGGGGACGGGGGTTCCGGCGACGGGCCGGTCGTTGGCCCGGGCGGTCTTGTGCCACTCGGTGTGGCCCTTGAGGACGCGGAACAGCGCGCGCCAGGCGCAGATCTG contains:
- the wecB gene encoding non-hydrolyzing UDP-N-acetylglucosamine 2-epimerase, translated to MADESTDLTGKVAVVFGTRPEIIKQAPVLHALGADGAGVFTGQHYDPELTDAVFRSCGLEPLAPAVDGVGGGTRAQQVARMVDRLADRFTRQRPRAVVVQGDTNTANAGAQAGHYLGITVVHVEAGLRSHDRAMPEETNRLLISALADVHCAATPENARNLLDGAVPATSVFVTGNPVVEAVTALCPSPEETAALLAGLGVAPGGVVATVHRPENTDDPQRLRTLLAGLGELGAPVALPLHPRTRKALTAWGVPVPATVRVLPPVDYRTFLALTRSASLLVSDSGGLQEEVTVLKKPLVVVRTSTERPESVAAGFSVLSEPEDLVAHARRMTAPQAVARLADTPSPYGDGLASQRIATLARGGVPALQAV
- a CDS encoding SIS domain-containing protein is translated as MSALDETLLADGDALAAADAGGVLRALASSGAQVREAIDLSAEGGVARLADDERPRAVVIAALAGSSVVADVVQALAGRGCPVPVVVRHGGPLPSWVGPLDLVVAVSLSGRAPGPLALAVEASRRGARVVTVAGEGSPLAEVGARHGNVQVVPARGVRADGGDPRSSRVALWSLATPVLLACDALGLLTASAADLAGVADRLDAEAEASRPWSETFVNPAKNLALELSGAVPVLLADGDLTAAAARRAAAMFARTARVPAVSGALPDDASEVVATFGGPFATGSDPDVDPVFADPFLDGPAGPRLRLVVLRDAPTAVSDEDRRLADAVTTTAADAGVRVSELVADAGTPAQRLAQLIARTDFAAAYLALASGVDPARSPQVADLKDRIG
- a CDS encoding bifunctional diguanylate cyclase/phosphodiesterase, coding for MQTATRTAEYQKVLNPQREQTLDLGDGGLSRRVVALEYLVTSLISASVAVVPGWTGVHGTLILVIAALGFLSGVGLLLFPSWPLPGPRTAIVSACVSTSVAVYCADGSAAVGVLVALYSATAAHIPFLRSTRAVVAATALPFVLLPAALVASGHAGQVPGWMALLPAVTVLPVVGVRSLLHLAARRARHDVSSELLNRTGLLESSARLLRGDEGLGEELTVSVVHFDDLRDLRLALGPAAAEEVLAECARRAGELPGAVVARLDLDSLAVVRPVELDGSGDPVSTGLDEGAVLHRVLREHVVLRADGPGQGLRVRPDVSIGVACAPQHGREVGELLALADVAAVRAADEQQRLAVAEGAAAVDVEALRLHTELPAAVVDGELRVHYQRLVDARTGRTTGVEALVRWQHPEHGLLNPCAFVPLAERSHAVVGLTHWVLSTAAAQCAAWRADGHDVTVSVNVSAVVLADASLVNAVRRAIAENGLGRGVLTLEVTETALLGDPEGVGAVLAALRAAGARVSLDDFGTGYTSLTMLRQLEVDELKIDRSFVAAAAQAPVDAAIVRALADLAHRLSMEVVAEGVEDAATAELVRELGADVLQGFHFARPVPAAEVFAAAHDAAHDPAGPGDLPALATPTR